CGAAATTTTCATTCCGGATTATTGCACAAGTAGTGAAGGCAAGATGTTTATTGCTCCTTCCTTCCAAGATATCCCAGTTTTCGCTTGGGTCACTTGGGTCTGCCACCTCAAAGATTGCATTTTCGCTCCTCTCTCCTACTTTCGCATTTGTAGTCAGTTTGGTAATAAAAAGTATGCCATTCTCTAAATATATCACCAGCTTATCAATACTTGGAGCAGCCATTGTTGCCTCCTTGACACCTCTCTGACGATGCAAGGCAGGGAAACCAGATCTAGAAGTCAGTCCAACACTTATAAATGGACGTTTTTGTACAGAGCCAGTATATGGACTCAACGGGTTTGTTAAGGGCTGTAACATGCTGTAACTGTAGTTGTCATTACTGAAGCTAGCGCTCCAGAGCCTCTTGTAACGGCCGGTCCAACTATTATGAAAGTCACCTGTTTCGTTGTTGCTATGCAATGGCGGCCAGTTAGTAGCCGGCGGGCATACAGGCCCAAGGATGTCACGGAATGGTTTCTCGGCAGCCTAGAGAGCAGCCTCCTCTTGGCACACGCCGACCGGGGTCTCATCAACGTCCTCCATTAGCATCTGGCTTATGTAGTGAAGAGCATCGTTTGATCTGATCTGGCGGTGCTCAGGGCTACTACCCCCTGCGGCAATCTGAAATTGGTTTTGTCCAAGGCTGCTATTAAAATTGCACAACCCGGGGCTGGTGGCTGCAGCATGCAGATATGtgcttgctccagtggttgttggcTGGGCCAGGAACAGCGGACTACTCAGGTCATAGCTGTCCACGGTAAGTTGCTGCTGGGAAGAGGAAGCGCTGTCCAGATCGTCGAGGAGAGGTTCAATTTCCATTATGGAAAACCTCCTCCTATTTCCACTTCAAATGGAGGATTCTCCTGGCAGAACTGAGCAAGACGCATGCGATTATTCTTTGCACCACAGTAAATGAATCAGGTTGTTGcctgcacacacacacaaaaaaaaaagagggaaatttaagcttatttatgtgagACAATTTTTTTACTTCACATTGCTCATCTGCTAGTCTGGAGTGACCCAGACTCCAAAACGGAATTCTGCTCGGCGAGCACTTATTATTTTCCATCATCTTCAGCTTatgatttttttggcatgccatacTGATGAAAAAGGAATTTTCGAGGGCATGCGGAAACGAGCATGACTAGTTTACTTGGTTATAAACCTAGAATGTTTAGCATCAATATAACAGAAAAAGGACTCACCTCTGGTACTTGTTAAGGCAATTCTGAAATTACGACGCCCCTAATAGCATTGTTCCTTTTTTATGTGCAGGAGGCTCGTCATCTGATCTGAGCAAGTAGCAAAAGCTTTTGGTTattaagcagcagcagcagcaggatcaGATcagaagcttggagaaggagggagAGGAAGGGGTGTTGTTATTTAACTGAGTACTGAGCTGTGGTGTCGATGTAAACAAAGTGTTTTGTTCCCCAAACACAGCCATGGTGATTGTGACAGAGAATGGTCCAGATTACAGCCGTTATCCTGTCGATTAGCCCTAGGCCCGGCTGCGCATCAAGGTTTTAGTCATTATCAAGGTTCCTAATTGAGCAATACAGTTGTACCAATGTTTTAAGGAGTGTAAACACCTCTGAATTTTGTTTACAACATCGACAGTAGTGTATAGATTGCATCTGGATGTGCATTTTCATGACATGATGGTTAACACTACTGTAATACTGCTAGAAAGGAAAGAGACAAAATCTATAAAAATTCTGAGGTCACTAAAAAAATAAAGGGGACGCACTATTcaaagttttttttttcttttttccttacaCTTGATAGTTGATATAGTATATATAACGCTTTTGGTTGAATTTGTTTTAGGGTTGTTTCTTGTACTTTATCCCATTAAAATAAAATcccttttctatgattttttttcaCTATATTTTGATATTGGTTTCATGGTATCGTGTAAAGCGTGGTATCACTATAGTGTATAGATATTCTCTCGGCGCCGTATATGATAAAGTAATCTGAGTTCGTGCTCTTAacaaaactagatgataccccgcacgttgttgcaGGAATATTTTGCAATATATTTTAATATGATTCGGTGTATGAAACATGAATATTCGAAGTAATAatattaaaaaaactaaaattgaAAATACATATATTTTATTATGTTAGATTATTATatagttgtaaaatatttattaaatataaacAAGATAATAGAATGAAAATTCCCATGTATGTTTGCATATTGAGATGAGTCATTTTTTCACACATGTTTCATGATGAAATGgcttgcttgcatgttgagaggcaTATGGTAGTGGAGGTGGGCCATTTCTCATGTATGCTgtgtgatgatgtggcatgcttgcatgttgagagaaatagttagtggaggctagctatttagatatagaagataaatATTGTGTTACCCTGACGAAAATGACAGAAATGGGCAGGCAATGGTGTATTTTCTTTGATCTCCATAGAGAAAAGCACCATGTGTTTTGTATGAATAAGGGAGAAAAATATGATCTTTTATTATACTGTGAAAATGAATCTAGGTTGATGAGATACGCGGGTCACTGAACCTTAAATTTGAtccctgatgggatccggtgctcccAACGGTTAGGTGATACCGTGTTCCCAACTCATGAAAGCCAAattcaaaagttaaaacaaaatccAAGAACATTTGTGGATGTTTGCAACACATGTTTGTACAATCTCTAAAAGCTCCAAATCAGAAATCGATCTACACATAGGGGCAAAAAAAAGACAAATCGATGTGCGTGTAAATCACATTTGAGATCGATTTTGTGAGTTGGGAGCACAGTGTCACCACCTTCGGCAACCACCTCGGTTATGCTTTGGTTCCCGGCTAAGGGCCGCGACACAGCGCCCTGGCATTGATGCCTATGTCATTGTAACTTGTTCACCCAATATATAGCTCACATCTTTTTTTAAGGCTACTATATAACTCACATGTTGGTCATTCTCGAAAAGTTGGTCCGGTTTTTCTTAGGGGTTGATTTTATTTTTTGGTGATGGGGGGAGGGTTCTATTTTTCTTGGGTGAATTCTGGGCTTGACAAGGCGGGCCCATCGTGACACAGCCCAGGCCCAGCTAAACCACGACTAATCGAGTACGTAAACGCTCTCGGAAGGCGGAAAAAGGTCTCCCCTGTTTCCTCTTCGGTTCGCCCTAAACCCCTCCGCGACCTCTCTCCATGGCCGCCAAGAGGAGGCTCGGcaagccgccggcggcggcggctccagcggcGCCGAAGGCCAAGGCGAAGGCAAATGAAGACGACGCGGAGGGGCTCTTCTCCTCGCGCTCCTTCGCCGACCTCGGGCTCCACCCCACCCTCTGCGCCCACCTCCaaggtccctccctccctccccatgTCTCTGTGGCCCTATTGGTTCGGCAGCCGCCTCCATCTAGTGACTAATTGAGACTCTTAGTCTGTAGCCCATCAAATTAGTGTGGAAAGAACAAAATTTCGTGCCTTTCTGTCCTAAGCTGGGACGAGTGGGGCGTAGATTCTTGGTTGCCGGGTCAAATCTAGCAGAAGAACTCAGATATTTCGGTGAGATTTTGTGTATGGGATGCCGCGGTAGGATGTATGTCTCTGTATCCTGCCGAGCACAGCCTGCAAGCATAGGGATGGGCTGCCAATACATTCTGCAAGAAACTAATGTACTACTTCTTACTCCCTTCAGCTTGCTTGCTGATAGTTCTGTGGTTTCGTTTCTCTGGTGCAGATAAGATGGGTTTCCAGGGGCCGACGCGGATCCAGGCCCAGGCGATTCCCGTCACCATGTCAGGACAGCACCTGTATGCACCCATCAGAATCTTATTTTGCTCAACTGCAGAAACTACAGTGCTGCTTCTGTGTTCAAAAGTTTCGTTGTTTTTGCGTCCGCCAACTGCAGGCTTGTGAAGGCGGCGACCGGCACTGGAAAGACGCTCGCGTATCTCGCGCCGATCGTCCACCTTCTCCAGATGAGGGAGCCTCGTGTCGAGAGAACTCATGGAACTTTTGGTAATGACTCGTTGCGCTCTGCTCTTGTTCCTTTTTTTGCTGCATATACGTGGTGGATATGCTCTATTTATCATGTTTTTTTTTTTGTCATTAAATCTGGTTGGTGGTTATATCTGATGGGATTCAGCTATGTTACCAGTCTTTATAAGGAAAATTGCGGATAAGCTGATTGATATGTCGGCTGAAACATAACCGAAAGGTCCAAAAGAAACCATATCATATAACTATATAACTGAACTCTTATCAGTTGCTATATGAAGGGTCCCCGATTAAACTCGTCTATCAAATTTCTATGGAACTGCGAAATTGTAAATCACTCTAGTTATCTTGTGAAGAACCCTCAATATTCTGAATGATGTTGCTAATTATTTGACTGCAGCGTTGGTAATTGTTCCGACGCGAGAGCTGTGCTTGCAGGTTTATGGGATTGCACAGCAGTTGGTGCATCGttttcactggcttgtccctgggtatGTAATGGGTGGTGAGAGTAGATCAAAAGAGAAAGCAAGACTGCGGAAAGGTATATCTTGTCCCATCAAGATGTTGATGCAACTTCTCATATAGAATTTTGCCTTTATACAATCTTGTATTTTGACTCCACATATTTTCTATATAGGAATATCGATCCTAATTGCCACTCCTGGGCGCCTTCTGGACCACTTACAGCATACTTCATCATTTGTTTATTCAAATTTGCGCTGGATAGTTTTCGATGAAGCTGACAGGTCTGCTAGTCATAAACTCATCATTTTCTTGACGTTCTTCCATACAAGATATCTTATCCTATGGACACAGCTCTTACTGCAATGGTGTTTACTTGTATTCATGCAGCATTCTTGAGCTTGGTTTTGGAAAAGCAGTCGAGGATATACTAGGGCTCTTGGGTTCCAGGACCGATGCTTCTGATGAGAATAAAAGCAAAACCGACCCTATGCAAAGGCAAAACCTTCTCTTATCAGCAACTCTCAACGAAAAGGTGAACCGCTTAGCCAACATTAGTTTGAAGAACCCAGTGATGATTGGACTTGATGAACAAAAGAAGCCTTCTGAGAGGTCCAGTGCCCTAGGGAAGAAGCACACTTCCTTATTATCCGACGATGAGGAGGAAATACCTGACAAGCACAACAATATAGCGGAACCCGCGGTTGATGATTTTAAGCTTCCTGCACAATTGGTTCAAAGATATGTTAAAGGTAGCGGAAATCTGCTAGCTTGGAACTTTGCATGCTTGCCATGTGTTGCTTTGGTAGTTACTGCAATGTTTTCTGTTTTATGCAGTTTCATGTGGTTCGAGGCTTGCAGTTCTTCTGACCATTCTGAAATCTCAATTCGAAAGACAAGTGTCCCAGAAGGTAACTTGATACACCATGAAGCTGCTTAACTTTCACTACACTAATTTTTTTTCCACTGCAAATTTTGCTTGTCATCCTGTATGATCTGTTCGTCCTGAGAATTGAACTATTTTGAGTTAGTTTTCATCTTCCTTCTGCAGGTTGTTGTTTTCATGTCAACATGTGACGCTGTAGATTTCCACCACACTGTACTCAGCCAGCTTGAGTGGAGCCGTGGCCTCGCATTAGATACAGATAAGAAGCAAAAATTTCTTGGCTGCAAAGTGTTCCGTTTACATGGTAACATGGACCAGGAAGACCGCAAAAAGTCATACTTGGGATTCAGTTCTGATAAATCTGCAATTCTTGTGTGTACTGATGTTGCTGCCAGAGGCTTAGACATTCCGAAAGTTAGGTGCATCATACAGTATGATTCACCTGGGGAAGCTTCTGAATATGTTCACAGGTACCTTAAACATCTCATGTCATGCATTTTTAGGTTACTGGTCTCATACTTTCTCCATAACTGTTGCCAGATTCTTTGTTCATATGCAACTGAATGAAGCAAACACGCATAGTTCTTTCTCTTCATTACTGTCAATTTTGTACACTGTTTAGCTCTTTCTTGTGAATGCTGTGCcttttgtagtttttcttttagGAAGATTTGATATTATAAGCTAATAAAGACAGTTTACCTCGTACTTCGTCTGCACTAGCATCTTCTTCTGGGCATGCttcagtttcaataacattagttgttTGTTATAGGGTTGGAAGAACTGCAAGGATTGGTGAAAAGGGGGAGGCCCTCCTGTTTCTCCAACCTGTTGAACTTGACTACTTGAAAGACCTAGAGCTACATGGTGTATCTCTGACAGAATACCCCTTCCAAAAGGTTTTAGACGGTTTCCCTGTGAATGGGGAGAAGCCTCTCAAGAGGAAGCCAATATCTTTAGATATGCACCCATGGATACTCTCTGTACAGAGAACGCTGGAAAATTACGTCGCATCTGAGGTAACACACTTTTTTTTTTCTTCCTTCGGTGGACTCTTGCTGTCTTGAGTAGCTAGAAGAACAGCTCCGATTGCTTGTTTATTGTAAATATTGTGCTTTTGCCCATCTCAACAAATGCGCTATCATATACTCTTTCTTATCCAGGCCACAACAAATAAGCTTGCCAGGGATGCCTTCTGTTCCTGGCTTCGCGCTTACACCGCCCACCGAGGCGAGCTGAAGAAGATCTTCATGGTGAAGAAGCTCCACCTGGGGCATGTGGCGAGAAGCTTCGGGCTGAAGGAGCAGCCCTCGCTGGTCGGGAGGTCGCACCAGGTGCAactcaagaagaggaagaaagaacaGAAACGCGAAGGGCAAGGACCAACCAAACGGAGAAAATTCCCCACCAAGAAGTGAATCCCCATATGGCAATAGAAGATCGTCACACAGTGAGACAGGACCTGATGGATGGTGGATCATGAAACTAACAGCAGCAGCGATTTTGCAAGAAACTCACCAGAGCTAGACAACTAATTTACTGTGCAACCACAGGATTTTGTTACGTTTCCTTGGATGTAAAATGTTTGATTATCTTTGATCATAACTCTTGTTTGTCAAATCCTCATGCTTGTCTGTTCATACGTTTGGAAGCAAGTGCTCGCTCGAAATCACAAAATAACAAAATCTCACGATGATCTACATGTTAAAAAaaatagcctaccccaacttgcttgggactaaaggctttgttgttgttgttgttgttgatctaCATGTTAAAACGTTTTATTGAATCGATGCAAGAGAATGATATCCAATAGTTACATGTCAA
The sequence above is a segment of the Triticum dicoccoides isolate Atlit2015 ecotype Zavitan chromosome 1A, WEW_v2.0, whole genome shotgun sequence genome. Coding sequences within it:
- the LOC119359400 gene encoding DEAD-box ATP-dependent RNA helicase 17-like encodes the protein MAAKRRLGKPPAAAAPAAPKAKAKANEDDAEGLFSSRSFADLGLHPTLCAHLQDKMGFQGPTRIQAQAIPVTMSGQHLLVKAATGTGKTLAYLAPIVHLLQMREPRVERTHGTFALVIVPTRELCLQVYGIAQQLVHRFHWLVPGYVMGGESRSKEKARLRKGISILIATPGRLLDHLQHTSSFVYSNLRWIVFDEADSILELGFGKAVEDILGLLGSRTDASDENKSKTDPMQRQNLLLSATLNEKVNRLANISLKNPVMIGLDEQKKPSERSSALGKKHTSLLSDDEEEIPDKHNNIAEPAVDDFKLPAQLVQRYVKVSCGSRLAVLLTILKSQFERQVSQKVVVFMSTCDAVDFHHTVLSQLEWSRGLALDTDKKQKFLGCKVFRLHGNMDQEDRKKSYLGFSSDKSAILVCTDVAARGLDIPKVRCIIQYDSPGEASEYVHRVGRTARIGEKGEALLFLQPVELDYLKDLELHGVSLTEYPFQKVLDGFPVNGEKPLKRKPISLDMHPWILSVQRTLENYVASEATTNKLARDAFCSWLRAYTAHRGELKKIFMVKKLHLGHVARSFGLKEQPSLVGRSHQVQLKKRKKEQKREGQGPTKRRKFPTKK